In Miscanthus floridulus cultivar M001 chromosome 19, ASM1932011v1, whole genome shotgun sequence, the DNA window ggacgacaaccgccgccgggaggataaccgccacgacgttcgaggcgacaaccgccgagataaccgcgacaatcgccgtgataaccacggtcgcagcgctaatccaggtggcaatcgagatcgccgcgatggcaataacgatctccgccattacctcggtggacgtgatttgcgtgctcgcatcaaccagagagccgacgatcgtgcatcccacgaaagctatcgccgtatggagtacgacaccgtccacggtccgccgggtctgaagcagttcactccacacctgcgccaagtcatatggcccaagaatttcaagctcgagaagcttcagaagtacgacggcaaagaaaaccctgaattatgggtcatgctctatgaaaccgcgtgccggtcagccatggctgacgagcacgttatgtctaactacttcccagtcgccgttggccatgcaggtcaccaatggctagttagcttgccggcaaattcttttgactcttggcaggaactcaagcaggccttcatcgacaatttcatcgctacttgtgaacaacccggcaacaagtacgatctgcaacggtgggcacacttcccaggatggaaatctttttctttcttcttaagagcaccatacattcttcggacaacctccttctccggcgacaacggtggtcggagatgtcaagaactcaagcctcactgttcggagaaggttgaaacggcgtgtcgcatcagaatacatggcgctcggggactagctgtgggggatatacccccaggtaccacaagatggtacatgggccgcaccatccgaggtggcccggcccgtgagatcaaggcgtgcacggcgctgcttggcgtgcaccgcaagacattgtaatagtaccaaataggatactttacttgtaaccttgtcccttcagagtatataaggaggggcaagggtcccctagaggacagatccatagagatcatacagtatacatctcaatacaatacaccaaagacacaggacgtagggtattacgtcgaccagacggcccgaacctgtctaaatcgctgtctctgcgccttgtgtcaccatctggttcctgattacgcgcaccgtctaccgataatctaccaccacgggcacccccctcggtggactgccgaccatatttcgtcgacaggatccaactttttagtcaatttagcatatttctcaacatcactagtatcatcatcactagaatcactaagttcactactagagatgtcactaggaggtggaggagatttggttctttgttttaccttctcaccctttgccataagacaaacgtgagtggagaggtggtcatcatcatcggacatgttgttgaagagccttggtgtagagaATGACTTTTGAATGGCCACAGTTGCAACCTTCACATCCTCATCACTTGACtccttagttgagtcccactcatgcccaatatgtgcctctcccatttgcttgtatctctttttgtgttcatgcttgccttcattgttgtccctcttgtatttgttttctttcttttcatagggacacttagcaatgaagtgctccgtgctgccacaattgtagcaagttctcttcttcttgtttgggaaccttctttgcactattttatacccattctttttcagccccttgtgatagctcttcatgaacaaagccatgtcatcaatcttcatgtaatcagccccatcatcttcatcttcacttgaggatgaacttggatcatcattttgtggagttggCTTGATTTTCTTGGGTTGACTTattgatgcttgcttgctgccctttgccttgttggaggtgccttgattgcttgatttattggccttgagagctacttccttgattttcatgccttctagcttggcttgcaactcaccaagtcttctcctctcattggcttcttctctttgcatgtcaaatgtcaacaatcttccaagcacatcattaggtgtgaagtgctcaaacttcttcttatctctaatcaaggtaactacggtctcatttcttggtgagtaggcttccaacataaccttcaccactttgtgatcatcaagctcatcacatccatagcctctaatcttgcccaccaaggtcatcaatctatcaaacatttcttgtggcccctctccatcaacaatcatgaacctattgagcttagccatcaacaaatcaatctttgttttcctcactttatcaacaccttcatgtgctagatgcaaagtgtcccaaatctgttttgcaacattgacattcatcactcggttctactcatttccatccaaggcactaagaagaatgattgtggcttggccattgagatggacatCAGCTAACTCTTCATTTGTTGGCACTTCGGGATCTTCCggtggctgcaatccattcaccataatctcccaaagaccggggtgaagacctacaagataggcactcatcaagtgcttccacttggcaaagtttgtcccatcaaaatgaggcaacttgcccGTGGGTACATTGATAAAGgaccttttgttatggttagacaaataagaagaattaaaggatacggcggcatatttgttcttgttgttgaTGCTGCCCTTCTTCTTGCTATCCTCCTTCTTGTtatcttttgaagcatggtatgacacatcaccatctccatcatccgagctactagaaagctcactagatgatgcatcatactcattcttctctttctcttgagctgcccttctcttggctcttgcctctcttgcgattcttctagcttcttttctcttcttcttttccttgagccgctgctcttccttcttttctctagcttctcttgcTGTGATTTTggcggcttttctttcttttcttgcctttcttctttcggcATCGGTGGTCTTGGCTTCTTTGATGGTGGCGTAACTTGCTGTCGACATGGacagctcgctgctgctgccgacATCCTCGACGTGCACACCACTTGCGTCCGCATCGCGAACGGTCCTCgaacctcctccttcttccatacttcacgcggtgaagcgtatacgaagcaacctcgctttgataccacttgtaggatctacagAAAGATAAAGGAGGCctggaggggggtgaataggcctgtaaaaatttaactcaaaactctgttagaacagagggcggcactgccggcctttcagggcggcactgccgctctacgaatataaatctaacacagctgagattttacagagatgaacctgaccccactagctgcttaatcaTGCAATAGAAAGACAAGATCTAGTTCGAAGACTGAATACCATAGAAACTCCACACAAGAGTggatcgagcaactaaaccctaacaacagctagcaatgaGCTAAAACAGCAAGTAAACAAGATGAAACAtgtgagacacaagatttatcccgtggttcagctcaccacaaaggtttgcctaagtccacgttgttgaggaagccacaaaaggcttgggcttgccacaaaggcttgccttaccctcgttctcaaatcaagagagcgaACTCTTGAGgtgagaggtgatttcttagcttttgaataaggttacaaacctcccaaggctaccACACGAGTTAGCAAGCACAAGggtgacgcctagccggctaggagcaagctccaagagtaaaaaaccctagaaccgctggccaaacgtgaaccaaatgctcttagactttgggaatcagtggatcttctctccaatcgagttttgctgtcttttctctcaagttttgatggttggaatcaaggatttgcttgagggatggaggagcaacaatggaggagagaaggtgagctttggttctgtcctatttcgagcagaatgactcagtgaagaagatgaccgttgtgggccgggcctgaagggtataaatacccctcgagcccaacggtcagttaagggtggcactgccgctcttaatagggtggcactgccgccctagcaaAAACAGGTAAGATGATATGAAATTTGGCtagctgttttgactaggtgagaggatgtaaatctgtgaaattgagcatctggttcaacagttgaccaactgtcctaaaatccctcttaatagtatggatttccctaaactcaatttcaaaacataaaagaatttaaacctcctttgagctaggtctagccaccttttgtaattaagacacctgcaacctgtacatcatcctcatttttcgattccctgcttgtcatctcgataagtctcattagtcctctaatttggtggtcatcaatgccaaaacccacaatagggcttgattgcacttacaacgCCCATGTACACAGACACGTGCCGTGCCGCGCCGTCGTACTCGACCTAGGGCATGTAGTTGGTGGGGTTGTTGTTGTTCGTGGCGATGCGGAACGCCGTCAGGTTCGCCGTCTTGACGGACACGACAGAGCCGACGTTGAAGCCGACATGGTTGTCGCTGGGATCGTAGTCCTATTTCATGGTGTCGAACTCGACGGCCACGAAGCGGTTCCTCGCCGGGGTTGGGTTGGCCTCGAGCGTGGCGTTGGTGAGGCCGAGGTAGCCGTCGTAGCTGCTGGGGGCGGCTCGTCGCGGGACGGCGCGACGACGAAGGTGAGCCCCTCGCCGTGCCGCGGCGACGAGTCCGGGAAGTGGAACACGTTGATGGAGAAGGTGTTGTTGAACGACACGACCTGGACGCGCGGGGCCATGGCACTGCCACTGCCGTTGTCGACGCGACGCCACATGGTGAAGCGGCGATGGAGGAGCACGGAGCCGGACTTGTTGACCATGATGTCCTGGTAGCTGCCGACGTTGCCGGTGTCTGGGGAGACCTGGATCGCGCCCTGGTAGATGCGGGCCTCCCTGTTGAACGCCAGCTCCTTTTGCTCCCGCGAGTTGCCCTCCTGGAACGACGTGTAGTTGTAGGTCTCCACCTCTAGCGCCGGCAGCGGCTGCAGTTGCCTGTGCCCTGGCTCCTGAGCGCGGTAGACGACGGCGCGGAGGCAGAGCAGCGAGAAGACGAGGAGGCAGCCTAGTAGAGGTGACAGAGCAGAGCGACCACATCCACGTCCGCCGCCGCATGCAGCAGGCGCCATGACCACTCACGCGCGGCTCATGTGCGCTCTGTCCCCGCCACGTCGGCAAAAACCTTGATCCGATGAGTTATGGATCTAAGTGACATACTTAAATAACATTAGGGTGCCAGAAGTACGATTAGAGAGTTTGTGGACTTAAGTGGCACCATGAGACAAGTTCAAGGGCCTACGGTGCATATACCTCTAATTATTAATACTGAAATTAGTATATTTAATCATTAGTCATATATGTGAATAACATTTACATACTTTCACATAGTACTACATTCTTGATGGATACGGATAAATATACATATATTTTTCCCCGATACGGATGTGGAATCATatagagaaagaaatgaaaaatggATTCGAatatatgtactccctccatactaaaaaataaagtcattttggacgacgacacggtctccaaagtataactttgactacttatttttataaagatatttatcaaaaagtgatatatgtaaatttttgtgaaagtattttttaagacaaatctatacgtatggttttcacattttcaagctcaacaacttaaaagttattcatgatttatattcccaatgtttgacccaagccttgtccaaaacgatttcattttttattatggagggagtatttattaGAAACGAATATCAATACATATATCAGTATTTCATATTTTAAGGCATACAGATTCAGATAATTACGATCTCCAGACATCCATTTCAACCCCCAGGTTAGCCAATCCTCTTTTATTAAAGTAATAAAACCCTTTATTATAGTATATAGTAGTGTAATGTGAGAACAAATCTGGTTTCGTGGGCGATGCGAAAAACCGACAGAACGACATATGAACTGGTCACGCGTACGTGCCCACTCAACAATGAGATCCATCAACAAGGTTGTCTACCATTTTTGCATTTGTGTTACAATTTTCACGCGTAAGACCACCACCATTTGTAAATTTGCTTTTCGTGCACCGCGCCGCGCCACAAACTCACTGCTAGTAGAATTTGTCCACTGATGAACCGCCGTTCCCCTGCGGATGCGCTCTGGACGATCTGAGCATCCGGAAGATGGCCCGCTGATGCAGATGCAGCGCTAGGCGACAGGTGTCGCCAAGGATCTCCGGCAGGAAGGCCGCGGCCCACCACTGGAGCTGGTGCACCAGGTTGGGCACGCACAGCGGGCCGTGCCCGATCCAGCGCACCGCCGCGAGGGCGCACGCGTCCGGGCCCACCACGAACAGCGGGAACAGACTGTTCTTCGCCGCGCTGGAGACCACGTTCGTCTCCACGTACAACGGGACCTGCAGGTAGGTCTGGAGAAAATAATGGTGGCTCATCAACTCGTTCGATTCATGTCCGGTTTGGCTCGACTCATTTTAACTTTTTCATAAGCTGAATCGAAAGTCTAGCTCGCTGTTTTAACGAGCCACCTCGCGAGCTGCTCACGAGCTTAAATGAGCTTAGGTCTATCAGCCCACGACTATGAAtctagaagatgatgatgctggccTAGAAATGTACACCTATTCCATTGATATGTAATCCTTATTTTTAGCTGttttatatgaattttgattttataattattgtggtacttaaatgttgatttatggattgtttttcaaggagaaaatgatgatgctgacattgaatttGTAGACTTTTCTAAGTCTGTGGTggcaaccaactagtaaatatgttGAAATTGTATGGATCATGAATAGACCAGCTATGTTGCATGATTGATACTTTTGATAAAcctgatatgtattaatcatgtatggttgcataatggTGTACGTTACCTTCTGAAATTATTATGGCatgaacattataaacatgtgtgtcctattttttagtagctcgcgagctaaacggaCCAGCTCGAACTCACTAACGAGTCGGCTCGAGCTGGACCTAGCCGAGTCGAGATAGCTCGATATCCAGACCTACCTGTAGGATTAGGGCATAAAACGTCTGATGAAATCTGTGCATGCATAAAACATATAAATTTAGAGTATGTCTACTGTACAACCGTGTGTTTCAGCAAAAACTAGCACATGGTTGTTTGCTGGCTGCAAAACACACTATTTATAATAGAGgaaaaaccatgtgttttagtacaagctagcacatggttgtttGTTGCCTACAGAACACATGGTTTTCAACAGAGAAGAAACAGTGTGTTTTAAAACAAGCTAGCACACGGGTGTTGGTTGTCTCTAAAAAAATTGATTTTTAAAGAAGACCCACGCAGAGAAAAATCTGTTATAATTTCTGTGCAACTAAAGAGTAAAACAGTACAACTCATTAACTAAAATGACAAAATAGCCCATTAAACAGCAGCAACCCATAAGAAAAGTGCAAAACCATGAATATATAGGAATATAGCAGATAGACTTGGGAGACAAACATAGCAAAAAAAACAGATCTGCTGTGAGTGGGGAAAGCCTCTGCTCTGCTCACGCAGAGCAGGGGAAAGGGGCAAACGTCAGATTGCAAAGAAGAACATGAAATTTCAAGAAGAAGCACTACAAGACTAATCCAACCTCATCAGCAAAGGTTAGTATCCCAATCTTTTAAATCTACTttctaaaaaagcaaaaaaaaaaacaatagcaACTCAGATCAAAGACTAGGAGAATATAGATCTATGAAAAAGATATTCAGGATAACAAAGATGGCATGTTGCTtgttgtgggggatatacccccgggtaccacaagatggcacatgggccgcaccatccgaggtggcccggcccgtaagatcaaggcataCACGGCTatattacaagttgtactagatattgtaatagtaccaaataggatactttacttgtaaccctcctcctccagactatataaggagaggcaggggtccccctcagggaacATCTACAATG includes these proteins:
- the LOC136525992 gene encoding very-long-chain 3-oxoacyl-CoA reductase-like protein At1g24470, with translation MSHHYFLQTYLQVPLYVETNVVSSAAKNSLFPLFVVGPDACALAAVRWIGHGPLCVPNLVHQLQWWAAAFLPEILGDTCRLALHLHQRAIFRMLRSSRAHPQGNGGSSVDKFY